From Streptosporangium album, the proteins below share one genomic window:
- a CDS encoding ABC transporter ATP-binding protein, producing MTTEHAEGGSTAGHLLEVDDLRVEFGGDDGHTPVLRGVSWHVDRGETLAVLGESGSGKSLTAQVIMGILETPPARIAGGSVRWEGRDLLGLPEPARREIRGQGIGMVFQDALSALNPVLRVGPQIGETLRVRLGLSRREARERAIELMRQVRIPDAEQRYRQYPHHFSGGMRQRAVIAMALALSPDVLIADEPTTALDATVQVQILRLLQTLQSESGMGLVLISHDFGAVASIADRVAVMYAGRVVETGAVRDIFRRPAHPYTRALLDAVPRADRRAGQLAALPGQPPVLRKGATGCPFRSRCPMAEAVCEEREPALAEHAQGRWSACHLGKDVIAGVLPAHSRGH from the coding sequence GTGACAACGGAACACGCCGAAGGCGGCTCGACGGCCGGCCACCTGCTGGAAGTGGACGACCTGCGGGTCGAGTTCGGCGGCGACGACGGCCACACACCGGTGCTGCGCGGGGTGAGCTGGCACGTGGATCGCGGGGAGACGCTCGCCGTCCTCGGCGAGTCCGGGTCGGGCAAGAGCCTGACCGCGCAGGTGATCATGGGAATCCTGGAGACCCCGCCCGCGCGGATCGCGGGCGGAAGCGTGCGCTGGGAGGGCCGTGACCTGCTCGGCCTTCCGGAACCCGCCAGACGCGAGATCCGGGGGCAGGGGATCGGCATGGTCTTCCAGGACGCGCTGTCCGCGCTGAACCCGGTCCTCCGCGTCGGTCCGCAGATCGGCGAGACCCTGCGCGTACGCCTGGGCCTCTCCCGCCGGGAGGCGCGCGAGCGGGCGATCGAGTTGATGCGGCAGGTGCGGATCCCCGATGCCGAACAGCGGTACCGCCAGTACCCGCACCATTTCTCCGGCGGCATGCGGCAGCGCGCCGTGATCGCGATGGCGCTCGCGCTCTCGCCGGACGTGCTGATCGCCGACGAGCCGACGACCGCGCTGGACGCCACCGTCCAGGTCCAGATCCTCCGGCTGCTCCAGACGTTGCAGAGCGAGTCCGGCATGGGGCTGGTGCTGATCAGCCACGACTTCGGCGCGGTCGCGTCGATCGCCGACCGCGTGGCGGTGATGTACGCCGGTCGCGTCGTGGAGACCGGCGCGGTCCGCGACATCTTCCGCCGCCCGGCCCACCCCTACACCCGGGCACTGCTGGATGCGGTCCCGCGCGCGGATCGCCGGGCCGGGCAGCTCGCCGCCCTGCCCGGGCAGCCGCCGGTGCTCCGTAAAGGCGCGACCGGGTGCCCGTTCCGCTCGCGATGTCCGATGGCGGAAGCCGTGTGCGAGGAGCGGGAACCGGCCCTCGCGGAACACGCACAGGGCCGCTGGAGTGCCTGCCACCTGGGAAAGGACGTGATCGCTGGTGTGCTCCCAGCCCATTCTCGAGGTCACTGA
- a CDS encoding ABC transporter ATP-binding protein, with translation MVCSQPILEVTDVTRHYASGRRWPFGPPAQVHAVDGVSFALGERETLGLVGESGCGKSTLGRMLVALDRPSSGTIRYRGEDIHRLSRAGLKHLRRKIQIVLQDPYTSLDPRMTVGDIVAEPLSVHGEGTRAERRRRTQELFELIGLNPDQVNRYPHEFSGGQRQRIGIARALALGPEVIVCDEPVSALDVSIQAQVLNLLAELQERLNLSYVFIAHDLTVVRQISHRVAVMYLGKVIEIGPENAVYAEPRHPYTQALLSAAPHADPDLAREQEVILLEGDPPSPAAPPSGCRFRTRCWKAEEVCAVHEPALVGATGDAAHHQTACHFAAPSPVHTTG, from the coding sequence CTGGTGTGCTCCCAGCCCATTCTCGAGGTCACTGACGTCACCCGCCACTATGCGTCCGGGCGTCGGTGGCCGTTCGGTCCCCCGGCGCAGGTGCACGCGGTGGACGGCGTGTCCTTCGCCCTGGGCGAGCGGGAGACGCTCGGCCTGGTCGGTGAGTCCGGCTGCGGGAAGTCCACGCTCGGGCGGATGCTCGTCGCGCTCGATCGACCCTCTTCCGGGACGATCCGATACCGCGGCGAGGACATCCACCGGCTCAGTCGCGCGGGCCTGAAGCACCTGCGGCGTAAGATCCAGATCGTCCTGCAGGACCCGTACACGAGCCTGGACCCGCGGATGACCGTGGGCGACATCGTCGCCGAGCCGCTGTCGGTGCACGGCGAAGGCACGCGGGCGGAGCGCCGGCGCCGGACCCAGGAGCTCTTCGAGCTGATCGGGCTCAACCCGGACCAGGTCAACCGCTACCCGCACGAGTTCTCCGGCGGTCAACGTCAGCGCATCGGCATCGCCCGCGCCCTCGCGCTGGGGCCCGAGGTCATCGTCTGTGACGAACCCGTCTCGGCGCTGGACGTCTCGATCCAGGCGCAGGTGCTCAACCTGCTGGCCGAACTGCAGGAGCGGCTCAACCTCTCCTACGTGTTCATCGCCCACGACCTGACCGTGGTCCGCCAGATCAGTCACCGCGTGGCCGTGATGTACCTGGGGAAGGTCATCGAGATCGGCCCGGAGAACGCGGTCTACGCGGAGCCGCGCCACCCCTACACGCAGGCGCTGCTGTCGGCCGCGCCGCACGCGGATCCCGATCTGGCGCGCGAGCAGGAGGTGATCCTGCTCGAAGGCGATCCGCCCAGCCCCGCCGCCCCGCCCAGCGGCTGCCGCTTCCGCACCCGGTGCTGGAAGGCGGAGGAGGTGTGCGCCGTACACGAGCCCGCGCTCGTGGGGGCCACGGGTGACGCCGCTCACCATCAGACCGCCTGCCACTTCGCCGCCCCGTCGCCCGTACACACGACGGGTTAA
- a CDS encoding metal-dependent hydrolase family protein has protein sequence MTKPLDDRQFAVRASRVLDPASGEYYEDASVVIADGRIVSVVDNPPADAELIDVGRLTLMPGLIDCHTHMLLRPEDQVWPPALLFKTQVYRVIEGVNACDRALQIGFTSARDTDNEQVWHGDTALRDAIEAGIIPGPRMAVASDGISITGGDMRIDDKVNPELHLPDVAGMVDTRDELIKEVRRQIKIGADWVKIYATSTRKDVEPEELEPLHQFTEEDIAAVVAEAKRYRRDVAAHAYGKDGAQAAIRGGVRTLEHGPLLTEEDLQAMLEFGTFWVPTMGTYYKRQHTDFDRRFVKRHEGAFKRGLELGVKIAFGTDVGSFPHGEQMDEFSLMVQYGMKPLDAIRSATVVAAEVLRKEGQIGTLAAGAHADLVAVDGDPLQDIEALKRVGFVMKGGRVHRDDFAASAKTPDVQWTPSR, from the coding sequence GTGACCAAGCCCCTAGATGACCGACAGTTCGCCGTCCGGGCCTCCCGCGTGCTGGACCCCGCGAGCGGTGAGTACTACGAGGACGCGAGCGTCGTCATCGCCGATGGCCGGATCGTGTCGGTCGTCGACAACCCGCCCGCCGATGCCGAGCTCATCGACGTCGGGCGGTTGACCTTGATGCCCGGGCTCATCGACTGCCACACCCACATGCTGCTCCGCCCCGAGGACCAGGTGTGGCCGCCGGCGCTCCTGTTCAAGACGCAGGTCTACCGGGTGATCGAAGGCGTCAACGCGTGCGACCGGGCGCTGCAGATCGGTTTCACCAGCGCCCGCGACACCGACAACGAGCAGGTGTGGCACGGCGACACCGCGCTCCGGGACGCGATCGAGGCCGGCATCATCCCCGGCCCGCGCATGGCTGTCGCCTCGGACGGCATCTCCATCACCGGCGGCGACATGCGGATCGACGACAAGGTGAACCCGGAGCTCCACCTCCCGGACGTCGCCGGCATGGTCGACACCCGGGACGAGCTGATCAAGGAGGTCCGCCGCCAGATCAAGATCGGCGCGGACTGGGTCAAGATCTACGCGACCAGCACCCGCAAGGACGTGGAGCCGGAGGAGCTGGAGCCGCTGCACCAGTTCACGGAGGAGGACATCGCCGCCGTGGTCGCGGAGGCGAAGAGGTACCGGCGCGACGTCGCGGCCCACGCGTACGGCAAGGACGGCGCCCAGGCCGCGATCCGCGGCGGCGTCCGCACCCTTGAGCACGGCCCGCTCCTGACCGAAGAGGACCTGCAGGCCATGCTCGAGTTCGGCACCTTCTGGGTTCCGACGATGGGCACCTACTACAAGCGGCAGCACACCGACTTCGACCGGCGCTTCGTCAAGAGGCACGAGGGCGCGTTCAAGCGCGGCCTCGAACTGGGCGTCAAGATCGCTTTCGGCACCGACGTCGGCTCCTTCCCGCACGGCGAGCAGATGGACGAGTTCAGCCTGATGGTGCAGTACGGCATGAAGCCCCTGGACGCCATCAGGTCGGCCACCGTGGTGGCGGCCGAGGTGCTGCGCAAGGAGGGCCAGATCGGCACCCTCGCCGCGGGCGCCCACGCGGACCTCGTCGCCGTGGATGGAGACCCTCTGCAGGACATCGAGGCGCTCAAGCGGGTGGGCTTCGTGATGAAGGGCGGCCGGGTCCACCGGGACGACTTCGCCGCCAGCGCGAAGACGCCCGACGTGCAGTGGACGCCGTCGCGCTGA
- a CDS encoding amidohydrolase family protein codes for MTGLRDGLVVYAGRLRADPWSRDLGPAWLRIRNGRFEEIARGHTRPTDWPDCPTVDLGAAVVLPGLVDSHVHLTESGDGTGEDVSAARSTSERVDLAIRNARTALRAGITTVADCGGSPEAVFEVRARAASLPDCARTLVAAAPITTVRGHTWRFGGEARDDEAMRDLVRRFAAAGADFIKIMASGGGTPGAPAWEPSFSEESLRGVVETAASLGRPLKVHCLSADSMRTAVAAGARLIEHGKFRTAMEDGSGFDPAVVDLIVGAGAVVCPTLSVGHHVLAAPPEVSGDAGTLWGRRQPHDLDDFRRMVESGVRMVSGTDAGWRFTPFDALPGELRLMAGSGMTNRETLASATTGAADALGVGDRIGRIAAGYQADFIAVDADPVDDLSALDRPQAVARDGHVIR; via the coding sequence ATGACCGGGCTACGGGACGGACTGGTGGTTTATGCGGGACGGCTGCGCGCCGATCCATGGTCGCGCGACCTCGGCCCCGCCTGGCTTCGCATCAGGAACGGCCGCTTCGAGGAGATCGCACGCGGCCACACCCGGCCGACGGACTGGCCCGACTGCCCCACCGTGGACCTGGGGGCTGCGGTCGTGCTGCCCGGGCTGGTGGACTCCCACGTCCACCTGACCGAGTCGGGCGACGGGACCGGTGAGGACGTTTCCGCGGCCAGGTCCACCTCCGAGCGGGTGGACCTGGCCATCAGGAACGCCCGGACCGCACTGCGCGCGGGCATCACCACCGTCGCCGACTGCGGAGGCTCGCCGGAGGCCGTGTTCGAGGTGCGCGCCCGCGCGGCCTCCCTTCCCGACTGCGCCCGGACGCTCGTGGCGGCGGCGCCGATCACCACGGTGCGCGGACACACCTGGCGCTTCGGTGGAGAGGCGCGCGACGACGAGGCCATGCGCGATCTGGTCAGGCGGTTCGCCGCCGCCGGGGCCGACTTCATCAAGATCATGGCCTCCGGCGGCGGTACGCCGGGGGCGCCCGCGTGGGAGCCGAGCTTCTCCGAGGAGTCGCTGCGCGGTGTGGTCGAGACAGCGGCGTCGCTCGGCCGTCCCCTGAAGGTCCACTGCCTGTCCGCTGACTCGATGCGCACCGCCGTCGCCGCAGGCGCGAGGCTGATCGAGCACGGGAAGTTCCGCACCGCCATGGAGGACGGCAGCGGCTTCGACCCTGCCGTCGTGGACCTGATCGTGGGGGCCGGCGCCGTCGTCTGCCCGACGCTGTCGGTCGGCCATCATGTGCTCGCCGCGCCGCCCGAGGTCTCCGGGGACGCGGGGACGTTGTGGGGCAGGCGACAGCCGCATGACCTGGACGACTTCCGGCGGATGGTCGAGAGCGGTGTCCGCATGGTGAGCGGCACGGATGCCGGCTGGCGGTTCACTCCGTTCGACGCGCTGCCCGGAGAGCTGCGGCTGATGGCCGGTTCCGGGATGACGAACCGGGAGACCCTGGCCTCGGCGACCACCGGCGCGGCCGACGCGCTCGGGGTGGGAGATCGGATCGGCCGGATCGCGGCCGGATACCAGGCGGACTTCATCGCTGTCGACGCCGACCCCGTGGACGACCTCTCCGCGCTGGATCGGCCGCAGGCGGTGGCGCGCGACGGGCACGTCATCCGATGA
- a CDS encoding pyridoxine/pyridoxamine 5'-phosphate oxidase — protein MSDVEPADPVTVLLDWQRAAREADDPQAGLMALSTVSPAGEPRLRTVSLKLLDGRRIGFVTDSRSPKAGDIAACPRVAVMFVWMSLRRQVMIRGVAARMSEAEAQEEFHRRARPAQLAAWVSHQSAPVPGRAELESDMAAASRRWPPGTPVPVPPHWAGFVVTPVEIEFLQAGRPDRLHDRRRHRLVGDQWVQRILSP, from the coding sequence ATGAGCGATGTCGAGCCGGCCGACCCGGTGACCGTCCTGCTCGACTGGCAGCGGGCCGCGCGGGAGGCCGACGATCCGCAGGCGGGGCTGATGGCGCTGAGCACCGTCAGTCCGGCGGGCGAGCCGCGCCTGCGGACCGTCTCGCTGAAGCTGCTCGACGGCCGCAGGATCGGTTTCGTCACCGACAGCCGTTCGCCCAAGGCCGGCGACATCGCCGCCTGTCCCAGGGTGGCGGTGATGTTCGTCTGGATGTCACTACGACGGCAGGTCATGATACGCGGTGTCGCGGCACGCATGAGCGAGGCGGAGGCACAGGAGGAGTTTCACCGTCGCGCTCGGCCCGCCCAGCTCGCAGCCTGGGTGAGCCATCAGTCCGCACCGGTTCCGGGCCGGGCTGAGCTGGAATCGGACATGGCTGCGGCCTCCCGCCGCTGGCCTCCGGGCACACCCGTGCCGGTGCCTCCGCACTGGGCGGGGTTCGTCGTCACGCCTGTGGAGATCGAGTTCCTTCAGGCGGGCCGTCCTGACCGCCTGCATGATCGCCGGAGACATCGGCTCGTGGGGGACCAGTGGGTCCAGCGGATCCTCAGCCCTTGA
- a CDS encoding esterase → MALSNDDGGIHVREVGSYFVGGKSITLADAPSRDAFVAAGRSPARVDPNGDFETGQVYVQFVRLARPRSSLPLLMWHGGGLTGVSFETTPDGRPGWQQQFLAGGHDVHLADGFGGGRASWQRYPEISQAEPLFRTKQELWELFRIGPAGSYATDPAKRRPYPDTQFPVAAFDRFVKQVVPRFRTYDQSTQAGYNALVAQVGPNVVLTHSAAGPLGFASTIAAPDLVRAHVAIEPSGAPDPDSVDLKRLSRIPHLIIWGDRLGLNEPGNSWTELYTSTRRFHDALRKAGGKSTWIDLPSEGYRGNSHMIMMDRNSRQVSNLINSWLKENVND, encoded by the coding sequence ATGGCTCTGTCGAATGACGACGGCGGCATTCACGTGCGAGAAGTGGGCAGCTACTTCGTCGGCGGAAAATCAATCACTCTCGCCGATGCGCCGTCCCGGGACGCATTCGTCGCGGCAGGGCGGTCCCCGGCCCGCGTGGATCCCAACGGGGATTTCGAAACCGGTCAGGTCTACGTCCAGTTCGTACGGCTGGCACGCCCCCGCAGTTCGTTGCCGCTGCTCATGTGGCACGGCGGCGGCCTCACCGGCGTCTCCTTCGAAACCACGCCGGACGGCCGACCGGGATGGCAGCAGCAGTTCCTCGCCGGTGGGCACGACGTCCACCTGGCCGACGGCTTCGGCGGTGGCCGCGCCTCATGGCAGCGCTATCCGGAAATCTCCCAGGCAGAACCACTGTTCCGCACCAAGCAGGAGCTGTGGGAGCTGTTTCGGATCGGCCCCGCCGGATCGTACGCCACCGATCCGGCGAAGCGTCGGCCGTATCCCGACACGCAGTTCCCCGTCGCCGCATTCGACCGGTTCGTCAAGCAGGTGGTGCCTCGCTTTCGGACGTACGACCAGTCCACCCAGGCCGGGTACAACGCGCTCGTCGCCCAGGTCGGGCCGAACGTGGTACTCACCCACAGCGCCGCTGGACCGCTCGGATTCGCCTCGACGATCGCCGCGCCCGACCTCGTCCGCGCCCACGTCGCGATCGAGCCGTCAGGCGCTCCCGACCCGGACTCCGTGGACCTCAAACGGCTTAGCCGGATTCCGCACCTCATCATCTGGGGCGACCGTCTCGGGCTGAACGAACCCGGCAACTCATGGACGGAGCTGTACACCTCTACCAGGAGGTTCCATGACGCCCTGCGGAAGGCCGGTGGCAAGTCGACCTGGATCGACCTGCCGTCCGAAGGCTACCGCGGGAACTCCCACATGATCATGATGGATCGCAACTCACGGCAGGTGTCAAACCTGATCAATTCATGGCTGAAAGAAAACGTGAACGATTGA
- a CDS encoding MBL fold metallo-hydrolase has product MGGSTHPVDFTSETPEPRALDVRWIHGSPSAKHNTDPDIQVYSYDEHTFILRQNMAINYEAPFLFLMFGSTRAVLIDTGATASAEFFPLRRVVDDLTGRRLAEHPRDGYPLLVLHTHAHRDHIAGDAQFTDRPDTVVVGADLKSAWEYFGFADAPDRVAQVDLGGRVLECLATPGHHEAAVTFYDPHTGFLLTGDTVYPGRLYVEDWAAFGRTIDRLIGFADVRPVTHVLGCHIEMTNEPGVDYPVLTTYQPDEPPLQMTVDQLRGIRKAIDAIGDRPGRHAFADFVICRKGTAQGSGGVG; this is encoded by the coding sequence ATGGGCGGAAGCACGCATCCGGTCGATTTCACGTCTGAGACGCCCGAGCCTCGCGCACTGGACGTCCGCTGGATCCACGGGTCGCCGTCAGCGAAGCACAACACCGATCCCGACATCCAGGTGTACTCCTACGACGAGCACACGTTCATCCTGCGCCAGAACATGGCGATCAACTACGAGGCGCCATTCCTGTTCCTGATGTTCGGCAGCACCCGAGCCGTACTCATCGACACCGGAGCCACCGCGTCCGCCGAGTTCTTCCCTCTGCGCCGGGTCGTCGACGACCTGACCGGACGCCGGCTGGCCGAGCATCCCCGAGACGGCTACCCGCTGCTCGTCCTGCACACCCACGCCCACCGTGACCACATCGCCGGAGACGCCCAGTTCACCGACCGCCCCGACACCGTCGTCGTGGGAGCGGATCTGAAAAGCGCCTGGGAGTACTTCGGGTTCGCCGACGCCCCCGACCGGGTGGCTCAAGTCGATCTCGGGGGCCGAGTACTGGAGTGCCTGGCCACCCCCGGGCACCATGAGGCGGCCGTCACGTTCTACGACCCCCACACCGGATTCCTGCTCACCGGCGACACGGTGTATCCAGGACGGCTGTATGTGGAGGACTGGGCCGCCTTCGGCAGGACTATCGACCGCTTGATCGGGTTCGCCGACGTCCGGCCGGTCACCCACGTCCTCGGCTGCCACATCGAGATGACCAACGAGCCGGGTGTGGACTACCCCGTCCTCACCACCTACCAGCCGGACGAACCGCCGCTGCAGATGACCGTGGATCAATTACGCGGCATCCGCAAGGCGATCGATGCGATCGGCGACCGGCCCGGCCGACATGCCTTCGCCGACTTCGTCATCTGCCGCAAGGGCACTGCGCAGGGCTCAGGCGGTGTTGGCTGA
- a CDS encoding TniQ family protein, with amino-acid sequence MPPSSPDDRRLPARLPINIRPRRGESVASYVERLAIANHLAPNLLRAHLQGSSDFRGRPQLDRLAAASGRSQDVLRRTLAGFLCERCFAPLRLGVQGAVRWCSATCRQMAYRQRHSERFRPAPQPPIVNSCEACGTSFTSPAPSHWYSRDCRRASQPPHRRCGRCDALLPRDDPRGLPRLWCSDACRVWAYRERRKQRQKAAEPRSLKLR; translated from the coding sequence ATGCCGCCCAGCAGCCCGGACGACCGCCGCCTACCCGCCCGTCTGCCCATCAACATCCGCCCCCGCCGGGGTGAGAGCGTCGCCTCCTACGTTGAACGCCTTGCCATCGCCAACCACCTCGCACCAAACCTCCTGCGGGCACACTTGCAGGGATCATCGGATTTCCGAGGGCGCCCGCAGCTGGACCGACTCGCGGCCGCAAGTGGCCGCAGTCAGGACGTGTTGCGGCGCACCCTTGCCGGATTCCTCTGCGAGAGGTGCTTCGCCCCGCTCCGCCTTGGAGTACAGGGAGCCGTTCGCTGGTGTTCGGCCACTTGCCGCCAAATGGCATACCGCCAGCGCCACTCCGAACGTTTCCGACCAGCGCCTCAACCGCCAATCGTGAACTCATGTGAGGCATGCGGAACTTCCTTCACCTCGCCTGCTCCGTCCCATTGGTACTCTCGCGATTGCCGCCGAGCCAGCCAACCGCCGCACCGACGATGCGGGCGATGCGATGCTCTGCTGCCTCGTGACGACCCCCGTGGTCTGCCTCGGCTCTGGTGCTCAGACGCGTGCCGAGTATGGGCCTACCGAGAACGTCGGAAGCAACGCCAGAAGGCAGCTGAGCCACGATCACTCAAACTTCGATGA
- a CDS encoding ATP-binding protein, with protein MTRPSAPRPPSADELREPDRHLTSLPGWRVFVADQPSIPVLLSDADRDALSPAERTRYEEERIDHHTRLLVVATSTIKHTTICGRRLMLLNRHAVSARRGLIISGPAGTGKTTAITQLGLAHELLDRARHPGVSDRIPVVYITVPPAATARMMAVEFARFLGLPVGTRANITDVLESVCGVLIDARVGLVLVDELHNISLTTRSGAEVADTLKYFSERIPATFVYAGINVEREGLFNGTRGQQIAGRFTLIPTAPLTYNAEWQGLVATLENALRLHAHRPGTLTSLDRYLHQRTGGMIGSLSHLIRGAALDALLAGSERITKKGLEAVPLDHGSEFD; from the coding sequence ATGACCCGCCCTTCCGCCCCGCGCCCCCCATCCGCCGACGAACTGAGGGAGCCGGACCGTCACCTGACGAGCCTGCCGGGCTGGCGAGTCTTCGTCGCCGACCAGCCTTCGATCCCCGTGCTGCTGTCCGACGCGGACCGCGACGCGCTCTCTCCGGCCGAGCGCACCCGCTACGAGGAGGAGCGGATCGACCACCACACCCGACTGCTGGTGGTGGCGACCTCAACCATCAAGCACACGACCATCTGCGGGCGGCGCCTGATGTTGCTGAACCGGCACGCGGTCAGCGCCCGCCGCGGACTGATCATCTCCGGCCCGGCTGGCACGGGCAAGACCACCGCCATCACCCAACTCGGCCTCGCCCACGAACTGCTGGACCGGGCCCGCCACCCGGGCGTGAGCGACCGCATCCCGGTCGTCTACATCACCGTCCCGCCCGCCGCCACGGCGCGGATGATGGCAGTGGAGTTCGCGCGATTCCTGGGACTGCCGGTCGGCACCCGGGCGAACATCACCGACGTTCTGGAGTCGGTCTGCGGCGTCCTCATCGACGCCCGGGTGGGCCTGGTGCTCGTGGACGAACTGCACAACATCTCGCTGACGACCCGCTCCGGCGCAGAGGTCGCCGACACGCTCAAGTACTTCTCGGAGCGAATCCCGGCGACCTTCGTCTATGCGGGGATCAACGTCGAGCGCGAAGGGCTGTTCAACGGCACCCGCGGGCAGCAGATCGCCGGGCGCTTCACCCTGATCCCGACCGCGCCGCTGACCTACAACGCCGAGTGGCAGGGCCTGGTGGCCACCTTGGAGAACGCGCTCCGCCTGCACGCGCACCGCCCCGGAACCCTCACCTCCTTGGACCGCTACCTGCACCAGCGCACCGGCGGCATGATCGGTTCGCTGTCCCACCTGATCCGCGGGGCGGCCCTGGACGCGCTCCTGGCCGGCAGCGAGAGGATCACGAAGAAGGGCCTGGAGGCTGTCCCGCTCGACCACGGCTCCGAATTCGACTGA